One genomic segment of Micromonospora sp. WMMC415 includes these proteins:
- a CDS encoding ABC transporter permease — MFRFILRRLLQMVLAFFGTTLIVYALMFAGQGDPIQALAGERPVTAAQRAYLTEKFHLDKTGIDGFFYRYFDYVTNLLQGDLGQSLTGRQIGDILAAAWPVTIKLALIAMAVTILFGVTAGVLAGIRRASIFDNSTLLLTLLVLGIPTIVLAPLAQYFLGVKWQLFPPTAGAEPDLYALLLPGIVLGSLSLATALRLTRTSVAENLRADYVRTARSKGLVKRRIVGIHVLRNSLIPVVTFLGVELGNLMSGAIITEGVFNIPGVGFNLFRGIRTEDGPLVVGIVSVLVVVYLISNLVVDVLYAVLDPRIRYE; from the coding sequence ATGTTCCGCTTCATTCTGCGGCGACTGCTCCAGATGGTCCTCGCGTTCTTCGGGACCACGCTGATCGTCTACGCGCTGATGTTCGCCGGTCAGGGCGACCCGATCCAGGCGCTCGCCGGCGAGCGCCCGGTCACCGCCGCCCAGCGGGCATATCTGACGGAGAAGTTCCACCTGGACAAGACCGGGATCGACGGCTTCTTCTACCGCTACTTCGACTACGTCACCAACCTGCTCCAGGGCGACCTCGGCCAGTCCCTCACCGGACGGCAGATCGGCGACATCCTCGCCGCCGCCTGGCCGGTGACGATCAAGCTGGCGCTCATCGCCATGGCGGTCACCATCCTCTTCGGGGTCACCGCGGGCGTGCTCGCCGGCATCCGGCGGGCCAGCATCTTCGACAACTCGACGCTGCTGCTGACCCTGCTGGTGCTCGGCATCCCGACGATCGTGCTGGCCCCCCTCGCCCAGTACTTCCTCGGCGTGAAGTGGCAGCTCTTCCCGCCCACCGCCGGCGCCGAGCCCGACCTGTACGCGCTGCTCCTGCCCGGCATCGTGCTCGGCTCGCTCTCCCTGGCCACCGCGCTGCGGCTGACCCGGACCTCGGTGGCGGAGAACCTGCGCGCCGACTACGTCCGCACCGCCCGGTCCAAGGGCCTGGTCAAGCGGCGCATCGTCGGGATCCACGTGCTGCGCAACTCGCTCATCCCGGTCGTCACCTTCCTCGGCGTCGAACTGGGCAACCTGATGAGCGGCGCGATCATCACCGAGGGCGTGTTCAACATCCCCGGTGTCGGCTTCAACCTCTTCCGCGGCATCCGCACCGAGGACGGTCCGCTGGTGGTGGGCATCGTCAGCGTGCTGGTCGTGGTCTACCTCATCTCCAACCTGGTGGTGGACGTCCTGTACGCCGTACTCGACCCGAGGATCCGCTATGAGTGA
- a CDS encoding ABC transporter substrate-binding protein: MRVRRLAAWTALPLAVTLGLVACGSGGDGGSGGTNPNAAVRIEIAEPQHLVPTNTNETSGSQVLAALFSPLVEYDEANKAYEVAAESVTSEDNTTWTIKLKDGYTFHNGEKVTADNYVDAWNYGAYAPNGQNSSYFFEKIAGYEDLQGEQPKARTMSGLKKVDDLTFTVTLSQPYAEFKTMLGYTAFYPLPKAAFSAPGVLAEGYEQAPIGQGPFKMKGTWQHDAKVEVEKYDAFPGEKPKVAGVEFRIYQQLTAAYADVLSDNLDVIKTIPTENLSTASTDLGDRFKTSPASSFQFLSFPTYQKEFSNPDVRKAISMAIDREEITKSIFKDSQTPARSFVSPVVAGYRDNTIGAAGTFDPAKAKALYQAAGGPSRIEISYNGDGGHKDWVDATCNQLKANLGVDCVGTAEPKFADLLTKVKAKQPVGLFRMGWIMDYPSMENYLGPLYSTTGSSNYYGYSNPEFDRLVAEGSAAATEEEAIKKYQQAEDLLAKDMPVIPLRFGQNSFGHSTKVTNVEMDLFDRVDLVKIEAVQ; encoded by the coding sequence ATGCGCGTTCGTAGGCTCGCCGCCTGGACCGCTCTCCCGCTCGCGGTGACCCTGGGCCTGGTGGCCTGCGGCTCGGGCGGCGACGGCGGATCCGGCGGAACCAACCCCAACGCGGCCGTGCGGATCGAGATCGCCGAGCCGCAGCACCTGGTGCCGACCAACACCAACGAGACGAGTGGCTCGCAGGTGCTCGCCGCCCTGTTCAGCCCGCTGGTCGAGTACGACGAGGCCAACAAGGCGTACGAGGTGGCGGCCGAGTCGGTGACGTCCGAGGACAACACGACCTGGACGATCAAGCTGAAGGACGGCTACACCTTCCACAACGGCGAGAAGGTGACCGCCGACAACTACGTCGACGCGTGGAACTACGGCGCGTACGCCCCGAACGGCCAGAACTCGAGCTACTTCTTCGAGAAGATCGCCGGGTACGAGGACCTGCAGGGCGAGCAGCCGAAGGCCAGGACGATGTCCGGCCTGAAGAAGGTCGACGACCTGACCTTCACCGTCACGCTGTCGCAGCCGTACGCCGAGTTCAAGACCATGCTCGGCTACACCGCCTTCTACCCGCTGCCGAAGGCCGCCTTCTCGGCGCCGGGCGTGCTGGCCGAGGGCTACGAGCAGGCCCCGATCGGGCAGGGCCCGTTCAAGATGAAGGGCACCTGGCAGCACGACGCCAAGGTCGAGGTCGAGAAGTACGACGCCTTCCCCGGCGAGAAGCCGAAGGTGGCCGGCGTCGAGTTCCGGATCTACCAGCAGCTGACCGCGGCGTACGCCGACGTACTGTCGGACAACCTCGACGTGATCAAGACGATCCCGACCGAGAACCTGTCGACCGCGTCGACCGACCTGGGCGACCGGTTCAAGACCAGCCCCGCCTCGTCGTTCCAGTTCCTCTCCTTCCCGACGTACCAGAAGGAGTTCAGCAACCCGGACGTGCGCAAGGCGATCTCGATGGCGATCGACCGCGAGGAGATCACCAAGTCGATCTTCAAGGACTCGCAGACGCCGGCGCGCTCCTTCGTCTCCCCGGTCGTGGCGGGCTACCGCGACAACACCATCGGTGCGGCCGGCACGTTCGACCCGGCCAAGGCGAAGGCGCTGTACCAGGCCGCGGGCGGCCCGAGCCGGATCGAGATCTCGTACAACGGCGACGGCGGCCACAAGGACTGGGTCGACGCCACCTGTAACCAGCTCAAGGCCAACCTGGGCGTGGACTGCGTCGGCACCGCCGAGCCGAAGTTCGCGGACCTGCTGACCAAGGTCAAGGCGAAGCAGCCGGTCGGCCTGTTCCGGATGGGCTGGATCATGGACTACCCGTCCATGGAGAACTACCTCGGCCCGCTGTACAGCACCACCGGCTCGTCGAACTACTACGGCTACAGCAACCCGGAGTTCGACAGGCTGGTCGCCGAGGGTTCGGCGGCGGCCACCGAGGAAGAGGCGATCAAGAAGTACCAGCAGGCCGAGGACCTTCTGGCCAAGGACATGCCGGTGATCCCGCTCCGGTTCGGCCAGAACAGCTTCGGTCACTCGACCAAGGTCACGAACGTGGAGATGGATCTCTTCGACCGGGTCGACCTGGTGAAGATCGAGGCCGTTCAGTAA
- a CDS encoding bifunctional methylenetetrahydrofolate dehydrogenase/methenyltetrahydrofolate cyclohydrolase codes for MTATLLDGKATAAEIKDELRARVKALAERGVTPGLGTVLVGTDPGSQAYVNGKHRDCAEVGIASIRRELPADATQEQVDAVLAELNADPACHGYIVQLPLPAQLDTQRVLELIDPDKDADGLHPVNLGRLVLGYPGPLPCTPCGIVELLRRHDVALRGAKVAVVGRGNTVGRPLGLLLTRRSENATVTLCHTGTLDLASHTRAADIVIVAAGVPGLLTADMVTPGAVVVDVGITRVIGPDGKGRYTGDVDPEVAEVAGALVPMPGGVGPMTRAMLLTNVVERAERD; via the coding sequence GTGACGGCGACGCTTCTGGACGGCAAGGCGACCGCGGCCGAGATCAAGGACGAGCTGCGGGCCCGGGTGAAGGCTCTGGCGGAGCGGGGCGTCACGCCCGGGCTCGGCACCGTCCTGGTCGGCACCGACCCCGGCTCCCAGGCGTACGTCAACGGCAAGCACCGGGACTGCGCCGAGGTGGGCATCGCCTCGATCCGGCGCGAGCTGCCGGCGGACGCCACCCAGGAGCAGGTCGACGCCGTCCTCGCCGAGCTGAACGCCGACCCGGCCTGCCACGGCTACATCGTCCAGCTGCCGCTCCCCGCCCAGCTGGACACGCAGCGGGTGCTGGAGCTGATCGACCCGGACAAGGACGCCGACGGCCTGCACCCGGTGAACCTGGGCCGGCTGGTGCTCGGCTACCCGGGCCCGCTGCCCTGCACCCCGTGCGGCATCGTCGAGCTGCTCCGCCGGCACGACGTGGCGCTGCGCGGCGCCAAGGTCGCCGTGGTCGGCCGGGGCAACACGGTGGGCCGCCCCCTCGGGCTGCTGCTCACCCGGCGCAGCGAGAACGCCACCGTCACCCTGTGCCACACCGGCACCCTCGACCTCGCCTCGCACACCCGCGCCGCCGACATCGTGATCGTCGCGGCCGGCGTACCCGGACTGCTCACCGCCGACATGGTCACGCCCGGCGCCGTCGTGGTCGACGTCGGGATCACGCGGGTGATCGGCCCCGACGGCAAGGGCCGCTACACCGGCGACGTCGACCCGGAGGTGGCCGAGGTGGCCGGCGCCCTGGTCCCGATGCCCGGCGGCGTCGGACCGATGACCCGCGCCATGCTGCTGACCAACGTGGTCGAGCGGGCCGAGCGCGACTGA
- the mdh gene encoding malate dehydrogenase yields MGKKVTVVGAGFYGSTTAQRLAEYDVFDTVVITDIVEGKPAGLALDLNQSRAIEGFETKVVGVTTGPNGEGYEAIEGSDVVVITAGLPRKPGMSRMDLLETNAKIVRQVSENVAKYAPNAVVIVVSNPLDEMTALAQLATQFPKNRVLGQAGMLDTARFTNFVAEALGVPVKSVRTLTLGSHGDTMVPVPSKSTVDGKPLRDAMPAEQIEELVVKTRNGGAEVVALLKTGSAYYAPSAAAARMAKAVAEDSGEVMPVCAWVDGQYGISGVYLGVEAQIGAEGVKRVVETDLDADELAALKEAAEAVRAKQADVANM; encoded by the coding sequence ATGGGTAAGAAGGTCACTGTCGTCGGGGCCGGCTTCTACGGCTCCACCACCGCACAGCGCCTGGCCGAGTACGACGTCTTCGACACCGTCGTGATCACCGACATCGTGGAGGGCAAGCCCGCCGGCCTCGCCCTGGACCTCAACCAGTCGCGCGCGATCGAGGGCTTCGAGACCAAGGTCGTCGGCGTCACCACCGGCCCGAACGGTGAGGGTTACGAGGCCATCGAGGGCTCGGACGTGGTCGTGATCACCGCCGGCCTGCCCCGGAAGCCGGGCATGAGCCGGATGGACCTGCTGGAGACGAACGCCAAGATCGTCCGCCAGGTCTCCGAGAACGTCGCCAAGTACGCCCCGAACGCCGTGGTCATCGTCGTCTCCAACCCGCTGGACGAGATGACCGCGCTCGCCCAGCTCGCCACGCAGTTCCCGAAGAACCGGGTGCTCGGCCAGGCCGGCATGCTGGACACCGCCCGGTTCACCAACTTCGTGGCCGAGGCGCTGGGCGTACCGGTGAAGTCGGTCCGGACCCTGACCCTGGGCTCGCACGGCGACACCATGGTGCCGGTGCCGTCGAAGAGCACCGTGGACGGCAAGCCGCTGCGCGACGCCATGCCGGCGGAGCAGATCGAGGAACTGGTCGTCAAGACCCGCAACGGTGGCGCCGAGGTCGTCGCGCTGCTGAAGACCGGCTCCGCGTACTACGCCCCGTCGGCGGCCGCCGCCCGGATGGCGAAGGCCGTGGCGGAGGACTCCGGCGAGGTCATGCCGGTGTGCGCCTGGGTCGACGGCCAGTACGGCATCTCCGGCGTCTACCTGGGCGTGGAGGCCCAGATCGGCGCCGAGGGCGTCAAGCGGGTCGTCGAGACCGACCTGGACGCCGACGAGCTGGCCGCCCTGAAGGAGGCCGCCGAGGCCGTCCGCGCCAAGCAGGCCGACGTCGCCAACATGTGA
- a CDS encoding NADP-dependent isocitrate dehydrogenase, with translation MAKIKVNNPVVEIDGDEMTRIIWKQIREQLILPYLDVDLHYYDLSIQHRDETDDQVTVDAANAIKEHGVGVKCATITPDEARVEEFGLKKMWRSPNGTIRNILGGVVFREPIIMSNVPRLVPGWTKPIIIGRHAHGDQYKATDFVVPGPGTVTITYTPADGSAPVEMEVANFPGGGVAMGMYNFDESIRDFARASMRYGLDRGYPVYLSTKNTILKAYDGRFKDIFAEVFENEFKAEFDAAGITYEHRLIDDMVAAALKWEGGFVWACKNYDGDVQSDTVAQGFGSLGLMTSVLMTPDGRTVEAEAAHGTVTRHYRQWQKGEKTSTNPIASIYAWTRGLAHRGKLDGTPAVTEFANTLEQVIVETVEGGQMTKDLALLISRDAPWLTTDEFMNALDENLARKLA, from the coding sequence ATGGCGAAGATCAAGGTAAACAACCCGGTCGTGGAAATCGACGGCGACGAGATGACCCGGATCATCTGGAAGCAGATCCGGGAGCAGCTGATCCTGCCGTACCTCGACGTCGACCTGCACTACTACGACCTGTCGATCCAGCACCGTGACGAGACCGACGACCAGGTCACCGTCGACGCCGCCAACGCCATCAAGGAGCACGGCGTCGGCGTCAAGTGCGCCACCATCACGCCGGACGAGGCCCGGGTGGAGGAGTTCGGCCTCAAGAAGATGTGGCGGTCGCCGAACGGCACCATCCGCAACATCCTCGGCGGCGTGGTGTTCCGCGAGCCGATCATCATGTCGAACGTGCCGCGGCTGGTCCCGGGCTGGACCAAGCCGATCATCATCGGCCGGCACGCCCACGGCGACCAGTACAAGGCCACCGACTTCGTCGTCCCCGGCCCGGGCACGGTGACCATCACCTACACCCCGGCCGACGGTTCCGCCCCGGTCGAGATGGAGGTCGCCAACTTCCCCGGCGGCGGCGTCGCGATGGGCATGTACAACTTCGACGAGTCGATCCGGGACTTCGCCCGCGCCTCCATGCGCTACGGCCTGGACCGTGGCTACCCGGTCTACCTGTCGACCAAGAACACGATCCTCAAGGCGTACGACGGCCGGTTCAAGGACATCTTCGCCGAGGTCTTCGAGAACGAGTTCAAGGCCGAGTTCGACGCCGCCGGCATCACCTACGAGCACCGGCTCATCGACGACATGGTCGCCGCCGCGCTCAAGTGGGAGGGTGGCTTCGTCTGGGCCTGCAAGAACTACGACGGTGACGTCCAGTCCGACACGGTGGCGCAGGGCTTCGGCTCGCTGGGCCTGATGACCTCGGTGCTGATGACCCCGGACGGCCGCACCGTCGAGGCGGAGGCCGCGCACGGCACCGTCACCCGGCACTACCGGCAGTGGCAGAAGGGCGAGAAGACCTCCACCAACCCGATCGCGTCGATCTACGCGTGGACCCGTGGCCTGGCCCACCGGGGCAAGCTGGACGGCACGCCGGCGGTCACCGAGTTCGCCAACACCCTGGAGCAGGTCATCGTCGAGACCGTCGAGGGCGGCCAGATGACCAAGGACCTCGCGCTGCTCATCTCCCGGGACGCCCCGTGGCTGACCACCGACGAGTTCATGAACGCGCTGGACGAGAACCTGGCCCGCAAGCTCGCCTGA
- the galT gene encoding galactose-1-phosphate uridylyltransferase has product MKRTAIELADGRELIYFDERDDAVRDQPDRRELPPPPPASQLRYDPLTDEWVAVAVHRQTRTFLPPADQCPLCPSTADRLSEIPAPDYDVVVFENRFPSLSGRIAEEPAEITPFTPVRPGQGRCEVVCFTDDHNASFGNLTPRRVRTVLDALADRTAALGELPGVEQIFPFENRGVEIGVTLHHPHGQVYAYPFVTPRTRAMLTAARRHADRTGGRNLYADVLAAERAAGDRVVAGNEHWTAYVPAAARWPVEVHVAPHRPVPDIPALTDAERDAFGPLYLNLLRRFDGLFNLPMPYIAAWHQAPVRLDRDLGHLHLQLFSIRRARDKLKYLAGSESGMGVFINDIAPERAAELLRSA; this is encoded by the coding sequence GTGAAGCGCACCGCGATCGAACTGGCCGACGGCCGGGAGCTGATCTACTTCGACGAGCGGGACGACGCCGTCCGCGACCAGCCCGACCGCCGGGAGCTGCCGCCGCCCCCGCCGGCGTCGCAACTGCGTTACGACCCGCTGACCGACGAGTGGGTGGCGGTCGCCGTGCACCGGCAGACCCGCACCTTCCTCCCCCCGGCCGACCAGTGCCCACTCTGCCCGTCCACCGCCGACCGGCTCAGCGAGATCCCGGCCCCCGACTACGACGTGGTGGTCTTCGAGAACCGCTTCCCGTCGCTGAGCGGCCGGATCGCCGAGGAACCGGCGGAGATCACGCCGTTCACCCCGGTCCGGCCCGGGCAGGGCCGGTGCGAGGTGGTCTGCTTCACGGACGACCACAACGCCTCGTTCGGCAACCTCACCCCACGCCGGGTGCGGACGGTGCTCGACGCGCTCGCCGACCGGACCGCGGCGCTGGGCGAACTGCCCGGCGTGGAGCAGATCTTCCCGTTCGAGAACCGGGGCGTCGAGATCGGCGTGACGCTGCACCACCCGCACGGGCAGGTATACGCGTACCCCTTCGTGACGCCGCGGACCCGGGCGATGCTGACCGCCGCCCGCCGGCACGCCGACCGCACCGGGGGCCGCAACCTGTACGCCGACGTACTCGCCGCCGAACGCGCCGCCGGGGACCGGGTGGTCGCCGGCAACGAGCACTGGACGGCGTACGTCCCGGCGGCCGCCCGGTGGCCGGTCGAGGTGCACGTGGCGCCGCACCGGCCGGTGCCGGACATCCCGGCGCTCACCGACGCGGAGCGGGACGCCTTCGGGCCGCTCTACCTGAACCTGCTGCGCCGCTTCGACGGGCTGTTCAACCTGCCGATGCCCTACATCGCGGCCTGGCACCAGGCTCCGGTCCGCCTCGACCGGGACCTGGGTCACCTGCACCTTCAGCTGTTCAGCATCCGGCGGGCGAGGGACAAGCTGAAGTACCTGGCCGGGTCGGAGTCGGGGATGGGCGTGTTCATCAACGACATCGCCCCCGAACGCGCCGCCGAACTCCTCCGCTCGGCGTGA
- a CDS encoding DeoR/GlpR family DNA-binding transcription regulator, translated as MLAQQRQAAILDRVRTAGGVRVTELAAEFGVSDMTIRRDLDLLHERGLLAKVHGGATVAGPGSTDEPGFRAKSVRQLAEKAAIAGRAVDLVRPGAAIALSAGTTTAELARRLVDVPGLTVVTNSLPVAEILHAGGRPDQTVVLTGGVRTPSDALVGPLAVGAIRSLHLDLLFLGVHGITERAGFTTPNLMEAETDRALVTASDRLVVLADHTKWGTVGLSSIVELSAADVLVTDDRLPPDARQVLDGQVGELVVVSGTGRTTPTSGGEAE; from the coding sequence ATGCTGGCGCAGCAGCGACAGGCGGCCATCCTCGACCGGGTACGCACCGCCGGCGGGGTACGGGTGACCGAGCTGGCAGCCGAGTTCGGCGTGTCGGACATGACCATCCGACGCGACCTCGACCTCCTGCACGAGCGCGGGCTGCTGGCCAAGGTGCACGGCGGCGCGACGGTCGCCGGGCCCGGCTCCACGGACGAGCCGGGGTTCCGCGCCAAGTCGGTGCGCCAGCTCGCCGAGAAGGCCGCCATCGCCGGCCGGGCCGTGGACCTGGTCCGGCCCGGCGCCGCGATCGCCCTCTCCGCCGGCACCACCACCGCCGAACTGGCGCGCCGCCTGGTCGACGTGCCCGGCCTCACCGTGGTGACCAACTCCCTGCCGGTGGCCGAGATCCTGCACGCCGGGGGCCGTCCGGACCAGACGGTGGTGCTCACCGGCGGCGTCCGTACGCCCTCGGACGCGCTGGTCGGGCCGCTCGCCGTCGGCGCGATCCGCTCGCTGCACCTGGACCTGCTGTTCCTCGGCGTGCACGGGATCACCGAGCGGGCCGGGTTCACCACGCCCAACCTGATGGAGGCCGAGACCGACCGGGCCCTGGTGACCGCCTCCGACCGCCTCGTGGTGCTCGCCGACCACACGAAGTGGGGCACGGTCGGACTCTCGTCGATCGTCGAGCTCTCGGCGGCCGACGTCCTGGTCACCGACGACCGGTTGCCGCCCGACGCCCGGCAGGTACTCGACGGGCAGGTGGGCGAACTGGTGGTCGTCAGTGGCACGGGCCGGACCACGCCGACGAGTGGAGGGGAGGCGGAGTGA
- the cysC gene encoding adenylyl-sulfate kinase, with protein sequence MSNGWVLPDELLRDAPAYTPRPGELADLELLLTGAYTPLTGFMTRADLVSVSRRSRLADGSPWPVPVTLQVPAALAQGLDVRDPARRTLVLTDGEGAPVAALEVTDAWPVRDGVAGVGGPVRRLGDGGHGPFQRLRRTPEEVRALLPPGRVLGVIADRPLHRPQLAQIAHAARTLGAHLLVLIPVGEDGGGGLPPEALVRSVFAARDRMPPATLVAVPLSRRREEISDALLRARVSAAYGVTHLLSTGEMLSGAGLRVLVPRELAYDNRDGQWRWREDIPPRNRRLALSQAEIDDLLDRGFPLPEWHTPPAVAKELVRARPPRRYRGLVIFLTGLSGSGKSTIARGLADALREQGERTVTLLDGDVVRRELSAGLGFSKADRDANVRRIGWVAAEIARHRGVSICCPIAPYAQARATAREMALTAGAGFLLIHVATPLEVCEQRDRKGLYARARAGLLSGMTGIDDPYEEPADADLVIDTTDLSVDEAVQSVLHHLTETGWVEPRHPTV encoded by the coding sequence ATGAGCAACGGCTGGGTGCTGCCGGACGAGCTGCTCCGGGACGCGCCGGCGTACACGCCGCGCCCCGGTGAGCTGGCGGATCTGGAGCTGTTGCTGACCGGGGCGTACACGCCGCTGACCGGGTTCATGACCCGGGCCGACCTGGTGTCGGTGAGCCGGCGCAGCCGCCTCGCCGACGGCTCGCCCTGGCCCGTGCCGGTGACCCTTCAGGTGCCCGCGGCGCTCGCCCAGGGGCTGGACGTGCGCGACCCGGCGCGCCGCACGCTGGTGCTGACCGACGGCGAGGGCGCTCCGGTGGCCGCGCTGGAGGTGACCGACGCGTGGCCGGTCCGCGACGGGGTGGCAGGCGTCGGCGGGCCGGTGCGCCGGCTGGGCGACGGGGGCCACGGGCCGTTCCAGCGGCTGCGCCGCACCCCGGAGGAGGTCCGCGCGCTGCTGCCCCCGGGGCGGGTGCTCGGGGTGATCGCCGACCGCCCGCTGCACCGGCCGCAACTCGCGCAGATCGCGCACGCCGCCCGTACCCTCGGCGCCCACCTGCTCGTGCTGATCCCGGTCGGCGAGGACGGCGGCGGCGGGCTGCCGCCGGAGGCGCTCGTCCGCAGCGTCTTCGCCGCCCGGGACCGGATGCCCCCGGCGACGCTGGTCGCCGTGCCGCTGTCCCGCCGCCGGGAGGAGATCAGCGACGCGCTGCTGCGGGCCCGGGTGTCGGCGGCGTACGGGGTGACCCACCTGCTCTCCACCGGCGAGATGCTCTCCGGCGCCGGGCTGCGGGTGCTGGTGCCCCGTGAGCTGGCCTACGACAACCGGGACGGGCAGTGGCGCTGGCGGGAGGACATTCCGCCCCGCAACCGGCGGCTGGCACTGAGCCAGGCGGAGATCGACGACCTGCTGGACCGGGGCTTCCCGCTGCCCGAGTGGCACACGCCGCCGGCGGTGGCGAAGGAACTGGTCCGTGCCCGCCCGCCCCGGCGCTACCGGGGTCTGGTGATCTTCCTGACCGGCCTGTCCGGTTCCGGCAAGTCCACCATCGCCCGGGGTCTGGCCGACGCGCTGCGCGAGCAGGGCGAACGGACGGTCACCCTGCTCGACGGCGACGTCGTCCGCCGGGAGCTGTCGGCCGGCCTGGGCTTCAGCAAGGCCGACCGCGACGCGAACGTCCGCCGGATCGGCTGGGTGGCCGCCGAGATCGCCCGGCACCGGGGGGTGTCGATCTGCTGCCCGATCGCCCCGTACGCGCAGGCCCGGGCCACCGCCCGGGAGATGGCGCTGACCGCCGGGGCGGGCTTCCTGCTGATCCACGTCGCCACCCCGCTGGAGGTCTGCGAGCAGCGGGACCGCAAGGGTCTGTACGCGCGCGCCCGGGCCGGCCTGCTCAGCGGGATGACCGGCATCGACGACCCGTACGAGGAGCCGGCCGACGCCGACCTGGTGATCGACACGACCGATCTGTCGGTCGACGAGGCGGTGCAGTCGGTGCTGCACCACCTGACCGAGACGGGCTGGGTCGAGCCCCGCCACCCGACCGTGTAA